One genomic window of Numida meleagris isolate 19003 breed g44 Domestic line chromosome 1, NumMel1.0, whole genome shotgun sequence includes the following:
- the SH2D1B gene encoding SH2 domain-containing protein 1B gives MSMEFPFFHGKISKKACEELLCKKGKDGSYLIRESESVAGALCLCVFFEQVVYTYRIFREYRGYYKIQTTEGVPEKVFRTLKDLIYNYEKSDQGLVTKLRYPVKKTNSSRRSQKLKLGDDDIYNEMDESDYVDVLS, from the exons ATGTCCATGGAGTTCCCATTTTTTCATGGAAAGATATCAAAAAAAGCCTGTGAAGAACTGCTgtgcaagaaaggaaaggatgGTAGCTATTTAATACGAGAGAGTGAAAGCGTGGCAGGAGCcttgtgtctgtgtgtttt CTTTGAACAAGTCGTCTACACTTACCGTATCTTCAGGGAATACAGAGGATATTATAAAATACAG aCTACTGAAGGTGTTCCAGAAAAGGTCTTCAGAACGTTAAAGGATTTAATATATAACTATGAAAAGTCAGATCAAGGGCTAGTAACAAAGCTTCGCTACCCagtcaagaaaacaaactccTCAAGAAGAAGCCAGAAGCTGAAGTTAGGAGATGATGACATTTACAATG aaatggaTGAAAGTGATTATGTTGATGTCTTATCTTGA